In the Arthrobacter zhaoxinii genome, one interval contains:
- a CDS encoding dihydrofolate reductase family protein, with protein sequence MGKVLYSVSSTLDGYNSDAQGDFSWAFPAEAVTAALAEDIADVTTYLYGRRMYETMAVWETDPSAAEESPESADFGEVWKRARKVVFSRTLDDVWTDRTRLEREFTAEAVERAKAETPGDLTIEGPTLAGTALVMGLVDVVELMIWPVTVGGGTRVFPDGLRAGFRLARERRFDEQGMVQVRYERR encoded by the coding sequence ATGGGAAAAGTTCTTTATTCCGTGTCCTCCACGCTGGACGGCTACAACTCCGATGCCCAGGGCGACTTTTCCTGGGCCTTTCCCGCCGAGGCGGTGACTGCAGCCTTGGCCGAGGACATCGCGGACGTGACCACCTATCTGTACGGACGGCGGATGTACGAAACCATGGCCGTCTGGGAGACCGATCCCTCCGCTGCCGAAGAGTCCCCGGAATCGGCCGACTTTGGCGAGGTCTGGAAGCGCGCCCGGAAGGTGGTCTTCTCCAGGACCTTGGACGATGTCTGGACGGACCGGACCCGGCTGGAAAGGGAATTCACCGCGGAGGCGGTCGAGCGGGCGAAAGCCGAAACGCCCGGCGACCTCACCATTGAGGGCCCCACCCTGGCCGGAACCGCCCTGGTGATGGGCCTGGTGGACGTGGTGGAACTGATGATCTGGCCCGTGACGGTGGGCGGCGGCACCAGGGTGTTTCCGGACGGACTCAGGGCAGGCTTCCGGCTGGCGCGGGAACGGCGCTTCGATGAGCAAGGCATGGTCCAGGTCCGATACGAGCGACGGTAA